The following proteins are co-located in the Wenzhouxiangella marina genome:
- a CDS encoding PA domain-containing protein, with protein MRRLALISLLLLPAALAAEMLRIDYSDPQGFGFNDPTPVPAVPGNPGTTLGEQRRAAFEAAVDIWASRLDSESLIRVEALFEDLGCGENTTLGRGGTTGLARDFFNAPKAGVNYPLSLAAALRGQIYSQFDAELRVRFNFRVDAEPCLDNISGYWYGLDPLTPPIQGTYSFLELAVHELGHGLGFQSLTERDNRQFFGDPPVPDVMSDFIFDLARDASWAEMTAAQRAQSDTSESNLVWIGPRANLRAAERLLPPGQITLAPDQPGSQRFEAWIQGYGPYLALDGLRARLVLAQGPGDSLPASDPWHRSLACQPLDNTDEVAGALVLVRRGDCTFASKWQNVFDAGGAGLLLVDNQPDGSAQAIARDFGIALDRNLPIPIWMVSDSTGLALRNAPVASTVLLGYDSTAPARGTREGFVNLEASPDNPDSNVSHFARSLAPRSVMNPFLSNSAFDGDPDLAPDLLHDLGWPDGTAKRGQYSGNWFNPERAGEGCQLTLEDGQDVPVLTCYLYRDGEQFWLIGNGVDRGDRLEFNEMIITEGADYGPAFDPQAVVLSDWGEIVMRPIDCNRARFDFQPFDPALPAYSSQMVKIVGGDCNLRAAQQPDRRRSGNYFDPQRGGEGVQLAVEADGRAWVLTFYTYLDGKQVWMIGSGNRLGNTIEFNDVVTTRGGDYGPDFDPDRVELLPFGRFILEFESCNDLRLELLSEDPRFPSGTREMTRIVPQEC; from the coding sequence ATGAGGCGCCTCGCCCTGATCAGCCTGCTGTTGCTGCCAGCGGCACTGGCCGCCGAGATGCTGCGCATCGACTACAGCGACCCGCAGGGCTTCGGTTTCAACGACCCGACCCCGGTCCCCGCCGTCCCCGGCAACCCGGGCACGACCCTGGGTGAGCAGCGCCGCGCCGCCTTCGAGGCGGCCGTCGACATCTGGGCCAGCCGACTCGACAGCGAGTCCCTGATCCGCGTCGAGGCGCTCTTCGAGGACCTGGGCTGCGGTGAGAACACCACCCTGGGACGCGGCGGCACCACCGGCCTGGCTCGCGATTTCTTCAACGCCCCGAAAGCCGGCGTCAACTACCCGCTATCCCTGGCCGCCGCCCTGCGGGGCCAGATCTACTCCCAGTTCGATGCCGAGCTGCGCGTGCGCTTCAATTTCCGCGTGGACGCGGAACCCTGCCTCGACAATATCAGCGGCTACTGGTACGGCCTGGATCCGCTCACCCCGCCGATCCAGGGCACCTATTCCTTTCTCGAACTGGCGGTCCACGAACTGGGCCACGGCCTCGGTTTCCAGAGCCTGACCGAGCGCGACAACCGCCAGTTCTTCGGCGACCCGCCCGTCCCGGACGTCATGTCGGATTTCATCTTCGACCTGGCTCGCGATGCCAGCTGGGCCGAAATGACGGCGGCCCAGCGCGCCCAGTCGGACACCTCGGAGAGCAATCTGGTCTGGATCGGCCCCCGAGCCAACCTTCGCGCGGCCGAGCGCCTGCTGCCACCCGGGCAGATCACGCTGGCACCCGATCAACCGGGCAGCCAGCGCTTCGAGGCCTGGATCCAGGGCTACGGCCCCTACCTGGCGCTCGACGGCCTGCGTGCCCGGCTGGTGCTGGCCCAGGGGCCCGGCGACAGCCTGCCCGCCAGCGACCCCTGGCATCGCAGCCTCGCCTGCCAGCCGCTCGACAACACGGACGAAGTCGCCGGCGCCCTGGTGCTGGTTCGCCGCGGCGACTGCACCTTCGCCAGCAAATGGCAGAACGTCTTCGATGCCGGTGGCGCCGGCCTGCTCCTCGTCGACAACCAGCCCGACGGCAGCGCCCAGGCCATCGCCCGGGACTTCGGCATCGCGCTCGATCGCAACCTGCCCATCCCCATCTGGATGGTCAGCGATTCGACGGGCCTCGCCCTGCGCAACGCCCCGGTTGCTTCAACGGTGCTGCTCGGCTATGACTCCACCGCGCCCGCGCGCGGCACCCGCGAGGGCTTCGTCAATCTGGAGGCCTCACCGGACAACCCGGACAGCAACGTCTCGCACTTCGCGCGCAGCCTGGCGCCGCGCTCGGTGATGAATCCCTTTCTGTCCAACAGCGCCTTCGACGGTGATCCCGATCTGGCCCCGGATCTGCTGCACGACCTGGGCTGGCCCGATGGCACCGCCAAGCGCGGCCAGTACAGCGGCAACTGGTTCAACCCGGAACGCGCTGGCGAGGGCTGCCAGCTGACCCTGGAAGACGGTCAGGACGTGCCGGTACTGACCTGCTACCTGTACCGGGACGGCGAGCAGTTCTGGCTGATCGGCAATGGCGTGGATCGTGGTGATCGCCTGGAATTCAACGAGATGATCATCACCGAAGGCGCCGACTACGGTCCGGCCTTCGACCCCCAAGCGGTCGTCCTGAGCGACTGGGGCGAGATCGTCATGCGGCCCATCGACTGCAATCGGGCGCGCTTCGACTTCCAGCCCTTCGATCCGGCCCTGCCGGCCTACAGCAGCCAGATGGTCAAGATCGTGGGCGGTGACTGCAATCTGCGCGCCGCACAGCAGCCCGATCGGCGCCGCAGCGGCAACTACTTCGACCCGCAGCGCGGCGGCGAAGGCGTGCAGCTGGCCGTCGAAGCCGATGGCCGGGCCTGGGTGCTGACCTTCTACACCTATCTGGACGGCAAGCAGGTCTGGATGATCGGCTCGGGCAACCGCCTCGGCAACACCATCGAGTTCAACGATGTGGTGACCACCCGCGGCGGCGACTACGGGCCCGACTTCGATCCGGACCGCGTCGAGCTACTGCCCTTCGGGCGCTTCATCCTGGAATTCGAGAGCTGCAACGATCTCCGCCTGGAGCTCCTGTCCGAGGACCCGCGCTTCCCCTCGGGAACCCGGGAAATGACGAGAATCGTCCCGCAGGAGTGCTGA
- a CDS encoding dicarboxylate/amino acid:cation symporter: protein MTDRPLRPSRYHTLRQLNVQLKGFVRARLWAQVLIAMALGIVVGVMLGPETGWFQASTSALVTNWLALPGQLFLALVQMIVIPLVFASIVLGMTAGENLDSLRRTGLSVVVFFLATTLVAAAIGIAVALWIQPGQWVDAAALTAELSVDVAAPTSAPNLGDLPLHLVELIPTNPLQAGLDQNMMQVVLMALLVGVALVSMARTRAQPLIDLLSSVQEVTMVVVRWAMFLVPLAVFGLLAQITTRLGLDALLGMSVYVLTVLGGLAVMLMVYLLIYRLLTKRSVRRFMGAVRDVQLLAFSTSSSAAVMPMTIKTAEDRLDVDSSLAHFVIPLGTTINMAGTALYQVVATLFLAQVFQVDVGLGQLLLVAVLAVGASVGSPGTPGIGIVILSMLLGSIGIPAAGVALVIGVDRILDMSRTMINVTGDLVAVSILQARQEAGGGVQTSPEAAA from the coding sequence ATGACGGATCGGCCGCTTCGTCCCTCGCGTTACCACACGCTTCGCCAGCTCAATGTCCAGCTGAAAGGCTTCGTTCGCGCCCGCCTCTGGGCTCAGGTCTTGATCGCCATGGCGCTGGGCATTGTCGTCGGCGTGATGCTGGGTCCCGAGACCGGCTGGTTCCAGGCCTCCACCTCAGCGCTGGTGACCAACTGGCTGGCCTTGCCGGGTCAGCTTTTCCTGGCCCTGGTGCAGATGATCGTCATTCCCCTGGTCTTCGCCTCGATCGTGCTCGGGATGACGGCGGGCGAGAACCTGGACTCCCTGCGCCGAACGGGCCTCAGCGTGGTCGTCTTCTTCCTCGCCACGACGCTTGTCGCGGCCGCCATCGGCATCGCCGTGGCCTTGTGGATTCAACCGGGGCAGTGGGTCGATGCCGCCGCCTTGACTGCGGAGCTGTCGGTCGACGTCGCCGCGCCGACCAGCGCGCCGAATCTCGGTGATCTGCCCCTGCACCTGGTCGAACTGATCCCGACCAATCCCCTGCAGGCCGGCCTCGATCAGAACATGATGCAGGTCGTGCTGATGGCGCTGCTGGTCGGCGTGGCCCTGGTCAGCATGGCGCGCACGCGAGCCCAGCCTCTGATCGATCTGCTCTCCAGCGTGCAGGAAGTGACGATGGTGGTGGTTCGCTGGGCCATGTTCCTGGTGCCCCTGGCCGTGTTCGGGCTGCTGGCCCAGATCACCACGCGATTGGGGCTCGACGCCCTGTTGGGCATGAGCGTCTACGTGCTGACCGTGCTCGGCGGCCTGGCCGTGATGCTGATGGTCTATCTGCTGATCTACCGTCTGTTGACCAAGCGCTCGGTGCGGCGCTTCATGGGCGCGGTGCGCGACGTGCAACTGCTGGCCTTCTCGACCTCGTCGTCGGCGGCGGTGATGCCGATGACGATCAAGACCGCCGAAGACCGGCTCGACGTCGATTCATCGCTGGCTCATTTCGTGATCCCCCTGGGCACGACCATCAACATGGCGGGCACGGCCCTGTACCAGGTGGTCGCGACCCTGTTCCTGGCCCAGGTTTTCCAGGTCGATGTCGGCTTGGGTCAGCTGTTGCTCGTCGCCGTGCTGGCGGTCGGTGCCTCGGTTGGCTCACCCGGTACGCCGGGCATCGGCATCGTGATCCTGTCGATGCTGCTGGGCAGCATCGGCATCCCGGCGGCCGGCGTGGCGCTGGTCATCGGCGTGGATCGCATCCTCGACATGTCCCGCACAATGATCAATGTCACCGGTGATCTGGTGGCGGTGTCGATCCTGCAGGCGCGCCAGGAGGCGGGCGGCGGCGTCCAGACGAGTCCGGAGGCCGCCGCCTGA